A single region of the Thermodesulfatator indicus DSM 15286 genome encodes:
- a CDS encoding transposase → MPRIPRFFMNDPRAAYHVISRTALPGHHVLGDEEKEHLLHLISWLSQVYFVEVYGFAIMGNHFHLLCRMLPEDQFSDEEVKRRIRLYYGEKCKIFFYEEMLKKWRQRLGNLSRYVQDIKQRFSRWYNKRVDRKGYFWADRFKSVIIETGEALLNCLAYIELNPVRAGIVEKPEDYRWCSLGYRARKGTGENFLSLNLGLPRYEGKNKKERFELLRKFVYGKGGIGSKNLGKANKFRYRSRYFTESMAIGSQNFVNQVVKKVSNLLGLRRTRKSKHLFESLYSS, encoded by the coding sequence ATGCCACGTATCCCTCGGTTTTTCATGAATGATCCACGAGCCGCTTATCATGTAATCTCCCGCACGGCCTTGCCCGGCCACCATGTCCTCGGCGATGAAGAAAAAGAACACTTGCTCCATCTTATTAGCTGGCTCTCGCAGGTCTATTTCGTCGAAGTTTATGGCTTTGCCATCATGGGTAATCACTTCCATCTCCTCTGCCGTATGCTCCCTGAAGACCAGTTCTCTGACGAAGAAGTAAAACGCCGTATCAGGCTCTACTATGGCGAAAAATGCAAAATTTTCTTCTATGAAGAGATGCTCAAAAAATGGAGACAAAGGCTTGGGAACCTTTCACGCTACGTCCAGGACATCAAGCAGCGCTTTTCACGCTGGTATAACAAACGCGTTGACCGCAAAGGTTACTTCTGGGCTGACAGGTTTAAGTCCGTAATCATTGAAACCGGGGAGGCTTTGCTCAACTGCTTGGCTTACATAGAGCTAAACCCGGTGCGGGCAGGAATTGTAGAAAAGCCAGAGGATTACCGCTGGTGCTCGCTGGGATACAGGGCAAGAAAAGGGACAGGCGAGAATTTTCTGTCGCTTAACTTGGGGCTCCCGCGGTATGAAGGAAAGAACAAGAAAGAGAGATTTGAACTCTTGCGTAAGTTTGTTTACGGAAAAGGAGGGATCGGATCGAAAAATTTAGGCAAAGCCAATAAATTTAGATATAGATCACGTTATTTCACCGAAAGTATGGCAATTGGTTCACAAAATTTCGTCAACCAAGTGGTTAAAAAAGTTAGTAATCTTTTGGGACTTAGACGAACTCGAAAGTCTAAACACCTTTTTGAAAGTCTATATTCAAGCTAA
- a CDS encoding Lrp/AsnC family transcriptional regulator, whose amino-acid sequence MSNQYELDELNKKLLEIIQDDFPLTKEPFTEIGARVGLTAEETLACLTKLKEKGILRHFGASIDSRKLGFVTTLCALSVPEDKEEVIAQQIAKRPEVTHCYLRKHKFNIWFTLVAKDWPIVEKILEGIAQETGFSPRHFPAKKMFKLKAVFRLAKK is encoded by the coding sequence ATGTCTAATCAGTACGAGTTAGACGAGCTTAATAAAAAACTTCTAGAAATAATCCAAGACGATTTTCCTCTCACAAAAGAGCCTTTTACCGAAATCGGGGCAAGGGTTGGTCTCACTGCTGAAGAAACCCTTGCCTGTTTAACAAAGCTTAAGGAAAAGGGTATACTACGCCATTTTGGAGCAAGTATTGACTCTAGAAAACTCGGATTTGTTACTACTCTTTGTGCGCTATCAGTTCCAGAAGATAAGGAAGAGGTAATAGCTCAACAAATTGCTAAGCGGCCAGAAGTTACACACTGTTATCTAAGAAAACACAAATTTAATATCTGGTTTACCCTGGTGGCCAAGGACTGGCCCATTGTAGAGAAAATACTTGAGGGAATTGCTCAAGAAACAGGTTTTAGCCCTCGCCATTTCCCGGCCAAAAAAATGTTTAAACTCAAGGCAGTGTTTCGCCTAGCTAAAAAATAG
- the greA gene encoding transcription elongation factor GreA, which yields MERIPMTRQGYEELREELRRLQTTERQKVIKAIEEARAHGDLSENAEYHAAKEKQAHIEGRIQELSDRLARAEVVDIPKTPPSRVQFGVKVTLLNLDTDEEETYQLVGPYESDVENGKISVTSPIGRALIGKEEGDEVEVQTPKGVKTYEIVKIDV from the coding sequence ATGGAAAGAATCCCTATGACTAGACAGGGTTATGAAGAGCTTCGCGAAGAATTGCGCCGTCTTCAAACTACTGAACGTCAAAAAGTTATCAAAGCTATAGAAGAGGCTAGGGCCCACGGGGACCTTTCTGAAAACGCCGAGTATCATGCTGCTAAAGAAAAGCAGGCCCACATTGAAGGGCGTATTCAGGAACTTTCTGACCGTTTGGCTAGGGCGGAAGTGGTTGATATCCCCAAGACTCCGCCTTCCAGAGTGCAGTTTGGAGTCAAAGTAACTCTTTTAAACCTGGATACTGATGAAGAAGAAACTTACCAGTTGGTTGGTCCTTATGAATCAGACGTTGAAAACGGAAAAATTTCAGTTACTTCGCCTATTGGACGAGCGTTAATTGGTAAAGAAGAAGGCGATGAGGTAGAGGTTCAAACCCCAAAAGGGGTGAAAACATACGAAATAGTTAAGATAGATGTCTAA
- a CDS encoding UbiA-like polyprenyltransferase, with protein sequence MWRKIKILLDMIKFEHTIFALPFAFTGAFLAAGGVPSLEKCLLILGAMAGARTAAMTFNRIVDLPFDAQNPRTKDRPLVAGLVDEKEAWLFFFVAVIIFFVCAWGLNPLTFKLSPIALFIVLAYSYTKRFTWLCHVFLGLAIGISPLAGWIAVKPSFDLVPLVLSLGVVFWVAGFDILYACLDEEFDRKAGLKSIPAKFGRKKAFFISAVFHTLAFSFFTMVGILAHLSWIYYVGLGITLALFVAQRVVISPQDLSRLNLSFFTFNGAISVVLFLTTALALLF encoded by the coding sequence ATGTGGCGCAAGATAAAGATCCTTCTTGATATGATAAAATTTGAACACACTATCTTCGCCCTGCCTTTTGCTTTCACTGGAGCCTTTTTAGCTGCAGGTGGTGTTCCTTCTTTAGAAAAGTGCTTACTTATTCTGGGAGCCATGGCGGGAGCCCGTACAGCGGCTATGACCTTTAACCGCATTGTAGACCTACCTTTTGATGCCCAAAACCCTCGAACTAAAGATAGACCGCTTGTAGCCGGACTGGTTGACGAAAAAGAAGCTTGGCTATTCTTTTTTGTGGCGGTTATTATCTTTTTTGTCTGTGCTTGGGGCCTGAATCCTCTCACCTTTAAGCTTTCACCTATCGCTCTTTTTATTGTATTGGCTTACTCTTATACCAAGCGTTTTACCTGGCTTTGTCATGTATTTTTGGGATTAGCTATAGGGATTTCTCCTTTAGCTGGTTGGATCGCCGTTAAGCCTTCTTTTGACTTAGTTCCCTTGGTGCTTTCTCTGGGGGTAGTTTTTTGGGTAGCAGGCTTTGATATCCTTTACGCCTGCCTTGACGAAGAATTTGACCGTAAGGCCGGGCTTAAATCTATCCCTGCCAAATTTGGTCGAAAAAAGGCTTTTTTTATCTCAGCGGTTTTCCATACCTTGGCTTTTTCTTTTTTTACCATGGTAGGGATCCTTGCCCATCTGTCCTGGATTTATTATGTAGGCTTAGGAATTACTTTGGCCCTATTTGTGGCTCAAAGGGTGGTAATAAGCCCTCAAGATTTAAGTCGTCTTAATCTTTCTTTTTTTACTTTTAATGGAGCCATAAGTGTGGTATTATTTTTAACCACAGCTTTAGCCTTGCTCTTTTAA